The genomic region CGTGCGCTCGAGGGCCGGCTGCGCGCCTTGGGCCACGAGGTGGAGCGGCCGGTGGAGCTCACCAGGTTGGAGGTCAATGGAAAGGCGCGCTGCGTGCTGCAGACGCCTCGCGGCGAGGAGGTCGTCACGCCGCGCTTCGTGGTCGGCTGCGACGGCGCGCACAGCGCGGTTCGCAAGCAGGGCGGCTTCAGCTTCGAGGGCGACGCGTACGAGAACGGCTTCATCCTCGGCGACGTGAAGGTCGACGGTGACCTGCCGCCGGGCGAGATCCTCTTCTTCATTGCCAAGGACGGCCCGCTGGTGGCGCTGCCGCTGGTGGGCGAGTCGCGCTACCGAATCATCTCCGTTCGCGCGATGGCCGAGAACGAAGGCCCGCCGCAGCTCGAGGAGCTCCAGCGCCGCATCGACGAGCGCTCGCCCATTCCGGTGAAGCTCTCCGACGCGGCGTGGCTCACCCACTTCCGCCTGCACCACCGCATCGCGGATCGGTTCCGCCGCGGGCCGCTCTTCCTCTGCGGCGACGCCGCGCACATCCACAGCCCCGCAGGCGGGCAGGGCATGAACACCGGCATCCAGGACGCGTTCAACCTGGGCTGGAAGCTCGCGCTCGCTTGCCGCGGGATCGGCGGCGAGACGCTGCTCGAGAGCTACGCCGAGGAGCGGCGGCCGGTGGGGCTGCAGCTCTTGAACACCACGGATCGCATCTTCAGCGGCGCGACGACGCCGGGGCTGATGGGCGTGCTGCGCACGAGGCTGGTGCCGAAGCTCGCGCCGTGGGTGCTGGCGTCGAAGTCGCGGCGCGCGCTGCTCTTCCGCTTCATCTCCGAGCTGCGCATCAGCTACCGCGACAGCTCCATCGTCTCCACGGGAACCAGCTTCGGGCTCCAGGGCGGCGATCGCGTGCCCGATGGACCGCTGACGCTGCCCGACGGAACGCCGTCGACGCTGCACGTTCAGCTGCAAGGGCCGGCGCCCAAGCTGCTGGTGTGGTCGGACGCGCCGCCCCCGGGGCTCGCTGCAGCGGCGGGCGCGATTCGCGATGCGCTGGGCGGGGAGCTGGGCGTCATCGAATTCTCGAACGCCCCGCGCGCGGGCGCGTGCGTGCCGAGCGCGGTGCTCCAGTCGCGACTCGGGGTGCGCGGCCTGCGGATGGATCTGGTGCGACCGGACGGCCACCTCTCGGCGCGAACGGACAGCCTCGATCCCACGCCGCTCTTGCTGCACCTGCGGCGGATTCTCCGCAGCTAATCCGTAGATGGCGCGGGCACTCTGCCGCGCGCGATGCCCACCAGCCTGCGGCACGCCTCGTCGATCGTGTCGCAGAGGAAGAGATCGCTCCGCCCGGTGAGGATGACCACCGAGCGGAAGATCGCCTTCTTCAGTCCGGTGATGCCCACCACCGCGGCCGCGCGGATGTGCGGCCGATTCCCGCGCACGTACTCCCGCAGGAGCGCGACGTTCTCCGAGTTGAAGTTGACCTGGCTGAAGTCATTCACCACCAGCGCGCCGCGAGGCGGGTACGCGCGAATCAACGTCGCGAACCCGTCGAGGCTTGCTTGGGAGTCCTCGATCGCGACGTTCGAGTAGTCGAGGTGGAGGATCGACACGCCGTCGATGACTTTGACTTCGGCGCTGCTCATGGCGTCCTCGAGCGCTCAGTTCTTCAGCGCGATGGCCCGGCTGATGAACGGCACCAAGACCTGGGCGTCCGGGCTCAAGATCCGCCGCTGCGCGCGGGTGAGCACGCGCACCGTACCCGCCACGTGCGGCACCTCGACGATGCACGGTCCCAGCGTCTCATCGAGCTTCCAACGTCCGCCGTGCGCCAGGGCGCGCACCGTCTCGCCCAGGTAGGCCGCGAGCATCACCGACACGTTGCGGAAGTCGTCGTTGGCGATGGTGCGCATCGGGCCGTCGTGAAAGAGCGCGTCGAGCTTGGCCACGCTCGCCAGGTCGTGCTCCAGGCGCACGTGGAAGTGCTTGTCCACCACGGACACGAATTCCCGGTCGAGGAAGGCCATGTCCTGTGTAACCGAGCGTTCGTCCATGCCGTCGAGAGCCTAAGCCATCTGGCGCATTGCGTCTTTCCGAGCGGGACGCATCGCGTTATGTGGCGGGGATTGCATCTCATTTGAGGGCCGACACCATGCGCACCCAGTTTCGCGGAACAGGCTTCGTCACCGGCGAGCACAAGGTCACCAACGCCGACATGGCCAAGGTCTGCGACACCAGCGACGAGTGGATCAAGGAGCGCTCGGGCATCGAGCAGCGCTACTTCGTGGGCGACAACATCGGCACGTCGGACCTCGGCGTCGAGGCCGCCAAGAAGGCCATGGCCGAGGCCGGCGTGACGCCCGCGGACATCGACTACGTGGTCTTCGCCACCATGACGCCCGACTACTACTTCCCGGGCTCGGGCTCGCTGCTGCAGGCGAAGATGGGGATGGGGAACATCCCCGCGCTCGACATCCGCCAGCAGTGCACCGGCTTCATCTACGGGCTCCAGGTCTCCGACGCGCTCATCCGCTCCGGCGCGGCCAAGAAGCTCCTGCTGGTGGGCGCGGAGATCCACTCCGGCTTCATGCCCTGGACCAAGCAGCAGTGGGACGTGGTGCTCGGCAAGAGCACCGAGGACATCCCCGCGAAGGACCGCGAGTGGGCCACCAAGTTCCGCGACCGCACCGTGCTCTTCGGCGACGCGGCGGGCGCGGTGGTGCTCACTGCGGGCGAGGGCGACACGGGCCTGCTCGGCTTCAAGCTCCACGCCGACGGCTCGCAGGCCAAGAGCCTGTACGTGCCCAGCGGCGGCTTCGCGTTCCGGCCGTACTTCACCCCCGAGCACTTCGCCGAGGGCCGCCACGTGCCGCACATGGAGGGCCGCGACGTCTTCAAGATGGCCGTGACCAAGATGCCGCAGGTGGTGGAGGAGATCCTCGGGGAGCACAACCTCAAGGTCTCGGACATCTCGCTCTTGATTCCGCACCAGGCGAACCTGCGCATCTCCGAGGGCGTGCAGAAGAAGCTCGGCCTGCCCGACGAGAAGGTCTTCAACAACATCCAGCGCTACGGCAACACCACCGCGGCGACCATCCCCATCGCGTACCACGAGGCCAAGGCCGCCGGCCGCATCAAGAAGGGCGACCTGGTGTGCTTCGTGGGCCTGGGCGCGGGCTTCCACTGGGGCGCGGCGCTGATGCGGGAGTAGGCAGTCCGAAGACCCGCCGGTTCGGACGTCCTCGGCGATTGGGCTTTCGGACGGTATGATGGGGCCAGCGGAGACTGCGTGAGTCGAGTCAAGGGCACGGCGATCTCGGGGCGGCTCAACTACGCGCGGCGCCGCGGTGGTGAGGAGGCCGTGAAGGCCATCGTCGCGGGCATCACCGACCGCGAGGCCCGCGAGCAGCTCGCCGACGGCAAGGCGCTCAAGAGCAACTGGTACCCCTTCAGCGCGCTCGTCGACATCACCGTCGGCATCGACAAGTTCTTCGGCAAGGGCGACCTCTCCATCGTGGCCGAGGTGGGCGGCGACGTGGCCGAGGCGGATCTGAACGGCGTCTACAAGCTGTTCTTCGCCATCGCCAGCCCGCAGTACCTGATGGACAAGGCCGCGAGCATCTGGCGCAACTACTACGACTCCGGCGAGCTCCTCGTCATCGAGCGCGCGCCGAACCTCGCCGTGCTCGAGCTCCGCGACGTGGCCACGCCGCACCGGGCGCACTGCCTGAGCGTGCAGGGCTGGATGCACCGCTCGCTCGTGCTCTGCAAGTGCAAGGACGTGCACGTGGACCACAGCGAGTGCCGCGCGCTGGGCAGCAAGCGCTGCGTGTTCAAGGGCAGCTGGAGCTGAGCCGAGCTCAGTGCTCCGCCTCGGCCTGCGCGCCGCGGTGCGAGAAGAGCGGGTTGTTGTCGTAGCTGGGCTGGACCACGCGTCCCGGGTTTCCGCCCACGAGACATCCGTCGGGCACGGTGCGCGAGAGCATGGTGCCGTTGCTCACCGTGACGCTGTTGCCCACGCGAATCGCGCCGGAGAGCACCGAGCCCGTGCCGACCCAGACGTCGTCGCCGATGACGGGGATGCCCGGCGCGAGCCGTTGATGGCCGACGCCGATGGTCACGTTGTGGGTGATGCTGAAGTTCCGGCCGATGCGCGTGGGCCCCACGAAGATGTTGCTCGCGTGACCGATGTAGAAGCCCGGGCCGACCTCGGCGTTGAGCTCCACGTGGTGCACCAGGCGCATGCCGTAGCTCAGCGCCTGCGCCAGCGTGAGCAGCGGCCGCACCAGCACGGGATGCTCGCGGAGCTGCCGGCGCGCGTAGCGGTGCAGTCGGTAGGCGGCCACGCAGTGCAAGCCGAAGTGCCGCGTCCACAGCCAGGCGCGCTGACGGAGCGGCGGCGTGGGGCTGCCCAGCTCGATGGAATAGAACTTCGCGAGGTCGGCGCGGAAGGCGTCCTCAATCGGGATGCTCTCCAGGCCCGGGCTGCGTGACGGATCGACGACGTTGTTGCTCATGCCGCTGCGAGCTGCGCGCCGCGTGCCACTCGAGCTTGCGCTTCGTGGTTTCGGCCGCCGCGCGACGAGGTGCCGCTGTGTTTTCGCGTGCGCGCGAAAGCCTTGCGCCATTGCCTGGGCCCGCGGCGGTGGCGAACGTCGGGGGGGAGGTCGAATGCGAGCATCGGCGTTTCGCCGGCGGGCCGCGTACCTGGTGGTGCTCGTCGCCGCGACGGCGCTCCTGCTCGCGGTGACCTTGCCGCTCTGGAAGCCGCTGCTCCTGGCCGCCGTCTTCGCGGCGGTGTTGCGGCCCGCGCAGCGTTGGCTCGCGTCGAAGCTGGGCGAGCGGCCGGCGTGGGCCGCGGGCATCCTGTGCTTCGGCGTGGTGGTGCTCTTGCTCGTGCCGCTCGGCGGGCTGGTGGTGCTCTTCCTGCGCTGGGCGCCGCAGGGCGCGACCATGCTCGCGCGCGCCGCCAAGCCCGACGCGCTCGCGCACACCGTCGACACGCTCCCGCCGCCGCTCGCGGCGCTGGGACATCGACTGCTCGCGCGCGGCGCCGAGCTCGCGTCCATGGCCACCGCGCAGCTCGGGCCGCTGACGGCCGCCGTCGGCCGCGCGCTGTCGACGACGTCGGGGCTCGTGTTCGCCGTGCTGTTGATGCTCATCGCGCTCTTCGTGCTGCTGCTCCAGGCGCCGGCGCTGGTGGACTGGCTCGCGAAGGTGTCGCCGCTGGGCGCGCGGCGCACGCGCGAGCTCATCGACGAGGTGCGGCGCACCGGAGTGAGCACCGTGGTCGCCGACGGGGTGACGGCCGCGGTTCAAGCGGCGGTGGCCACGGTGGGCTACGTGATCTTCGATGCGCCGGTGCCCCTTCTCCTCGGCGCTCTCACGTTCGTGGCCGCCTTCATTCCCACCATCGGGACGGCGCTCGTGACCTTCCCCGCGTGCTTCTTGCTGGTGCTGCTCGGTCGGCCCTGGGCGGCGCTGGGGCTTCTCGCCTATGCGCTGCTCGTCGTGGGACTGGTGGACAACGTGGTGCGGCCGTACCTCATCCACGGCGCGACCGCGATGAGCGGGCCGGCGCTCTTCTTTTCGATCCTGGGCGGCATCTTCACCTTCGGCGCGATGGGGATCATCGTCGGGCCGCTGGCCCTCTCGTTCTTCCTGGCCGTGGTGCGCATGGGCGTTCGCGACTTCGCGCGGCGCCCGCCGCGGGCGCTGCCCACGGCGCCCGTCCAGCCGCCGCTGCAGTGACCGCGGGTCGACGCGCCTCGGGCGCGCGCGTTGCAAGACGCCGCGCGACGGAGGTGGCCCATGCACTTCTTCAATCGCCAGGAGGCCGGCGCGGAGCTCGCCTACCGGCTTCGACGGCTGGGTGATGCGCATCCTTTGGTGCTGGGGCTCTCGCGCGGGGGAATGCCGGTGGCCGCGGAGGTGGCGCTCTCCCTGCGTGGAGAGCTCGACGCCTGGGCGGTGGAGAACGTGCCCGCGCCCGGCTCGCCGCAGGTCACCATCGGCGCCGTGGCGGAGGAGCTCGGGATCTACCTCGACCCGCACGTGATTCGTTCGCTGGGCATCTCCGACACCGAGGCCATGCTTGCCGCGAGCCGACAGGCGGCAGAGGTGGATCGGCGGGTGTGGCAGTACCGACACGGCCGGCCCGAGCCGGTGCTTCAAGGGCGCCTGGTGGTGATGGTGGACGACGCGAGCGTCTCCGGCGCCACGTTCCTTGCGGCGCTGCAGGCCATCGCGCGGCACGCGCCCGCGCGGTGGATCGCCGCCATCCCTGCGGCGACCGCGCAGGCGGCGGCCCGGATTCGCGGGGCAGGCGGTGATCTGGTCTGTCTCGCCACCGTGGATGCGGCCTGGCCGCTGAACCGCATCTACCGCGACCTGAGCCCCGTGAGCGACGAGGAGGTGATGACCTTGCTCCACCTCGCCACCGGGCCGGGGCCGAGCCCGCTGTCGCATTAGATATGTCTAAGACAGGGCGAGATCGTCAGGCCCGGGCGCGAGGCGGCTCCTCGGGTTGCTCCACCGGCAGCGCCACGTGGAAGCGCGTGGTGAACCCGGGCGTGCTCTCCACCCAGATGCGCCCGCCGTGCTGCTCCACGAGCGCTCGCGAGATGTAGAGCCCCAGCCCGAGTCCGCGCACGCCTGGGAGCTGGTTCCGGTGCAGCCGCTCGAAGCGTTGGAAGAGCCGCGCTTGCTCGGCGTGCGCGAGTCCCGGGCCTTCGTTGGCAATCGCGACGCGCACCTCGCCGGGATGGATGTCGACAGCCACGTCGATCGATGAGTCGGGGAAGCTGTACTTGGCCGCGTTGGAGAGCAGGTTCCAGAGCACCTGCTCCAGGCGCAGCGGATCGGCCGAGAGTGGTGCCGGCTCGGCGGCGGGCGTCGCCAGCCGGATGGGCTTGCCCAGGAGCTGCCCATCCACGCGCGCCAGCATTCCCGAGAGCAGCTCCACCACGTCCACGCGGCCGCGCTGGAGCGTGAGCCGGCGGGCGTCGAGCTGCGAGAACGCGGCGAGGTCGTTCACCATGCGGTCGATCTGGTCGACCGAGCGCATGATGTTCGCGGCCGCCTCCTCCGGGCAGCGCCGTCGCGAGCCGCGGCCGAGCAGGCCCGCGCTCATGGCGATCACCGAGAGCGGCTGCCGCAGGTCGTGCGCCACCAACGCCAGCCACTCGCGCTGCCGCCGCTCCGTCTCGCTGGGCTCGGCGCGCGCTTGCTCGTCGCGCACGCGCTCGGCCTCCACGCGCACCACCGCGTCGTAGGCCTCTTCGGCGAGCTTGCGAAAGCTGGCGGCCGTCTCGCGGAGCGTCGATTCAGCGCGAGCCCGCGCCTCCCGCTCGATCGCGTGCGCCAGCGCCAACGACGCAGCCCGGACCAGGCTGAGCAGCGCGGCCGCGCCCGGCTCGACCGGCGCGCGCAGCACGGTGAGCACGGCGCGGACCTCGCCCGCGGCAATCAAGGGCAGGGTCAGAGGCTCCCGGGGATCGAAGCGCTCGAGCGCACGGGCGATGGGGTCGGCGTCGCGCGCGGCTTGCCAGGCGGCCTGGGTGGCGCGGCGGTGGGCGTCGCTGCTGTCCCGGTCGAGCTCGGCGATCTGCGCGACGTCGAGCCCGAGGTGCGCCGCCACCCGCAGCCCGCCGTCTCCCTCGAGGCGAAGAACGTGTCCGGCGGGCGCACCGAGCGCACGCAGCGCCCCCGCGAGCGCCGCCCGACACACCTCGTCGGCGCGCGTGGCGGCCCAGAGCTCCTGCAGCGCGTCCGCCGATGGGACACGACTCCCTGCGTCGCCGAGTGCGACCTCGAACATCGTCATGCTTTCCCCCGCACAGGGCCTTCCGGCCCCGCGTCGGCCGGCGCACAGAGCAATGCCGGTGCCACGCTTCGCCGCAGCGCAGCGCGCGTTCGGGCCGCGTGCCACCGGCAATTTCTGCATCCACCTCGGCAATCCTTTCGGCGTCCGTTCGGCGGTTCCGCCAGGGTGGAATGCGCTGAGCGCCAACCGACACCCCAGGTGTGGGTGCTGTTGCCTTTTCCGCATCAGCCATGCGCATCATTTTCAGGATTGGGCCCACGCTGCGGGGGCGGCGGGGTTGTTTCCACGCAGGATCACCGGAGAATGGCGCTGGGGAGCGCCGTCGACCGTCGATCCTTCAGGGAAGCAGACCTGGAGCGGGACCGATGCGAGAGGGAGTTCTCGTCGTCGACGACGATGGCGACGCGCGTGCGTCGCTCACCAGCGCCTTGCAGCGCGCCGGGCACCTGGTCGCGGCTGCGTCGGAGCTCCGCTCTGCGCTCGACTGCCTGGTGCGGCTCCAGCCCTCGGTCGTGCTCGCCAGCGTGCACCTCGCGGGCGGCGACGGGCTCGAGCTCCTGCGCCGAGCCCGCGCCCAGGGGTCGAACGCCGCGTTCGTGATGCTCGGGACGGCGCCCACCCGCGAGCGCGCCGACGCGGCCGCGCGGGCCGGTGCGATGGAGCTGGTGGAGAAGCCGCTCGGCGACGACGCGGCCGTGGCCCTGGTGGAGCGCGCGCTGGAGTGGCGCCGACTCCGGGGCGGCGTGCTCGCGACGCCGCAGGGCGGCGCGCTGCCCGCGGGAATGGTGGGCGAGTCGGCGGAGCTGCGCCAGGCGCTGGAGGTCGTGCGTCAGGCAGCCGCCACGCGGGCCACGGTGCTCATCCTGGGCGAGTCGGGCACGGGCAAGGAGCTGCTGGCCTACGCGCTGCACCAGCTCTCCCCGCGGAGCTCACGGCCGTTCGTGAAGCTCAACTGTGCCGCGCTCCCGGACTCGCTGCTGGAGAGCGAGCTCTTCGGTCACGAGCGCGGCGCGTTCACGGGTGCGGCCGCGCGCAAGGCCGGGCGCTTCGAGCGGGCCGACGGGGGCACGCTCCTGCTCGACGAGATCGGCGACGTGCCGCCCTCGACCCAGGTGAAGCTCTTGCGGGTGCTGCAGCAGCGGGAGTTCGAGCGCGTGGGCGGCACGGAGACGCTCACCGCCGACGTGCGCCTCGTGGCCGCGACGAATCGGGATCTCGCCGCCGAGGTGGCTGCGGGGCGCTTCCGCGAGGATCTCTACTATCGATTGAACGTGGTGACGGTGAGCGTGCCGCCCCTGCGCCACCGCAAGGCCGATATCCCCGCGCTGGCAGCGCGCTTCCTCTCGCGCTTCTCGGCTGCGTACGGCAAGGCCATCGAGGGCCTCGCCCCGGACGCGCTCGACGTGCTCATGCTCTACGACTGGCCCGGAAACGTGCGCGAGCTGGAGAACGCCATGGAGCGCGCGGCGGTGCTCTGTCGCGGGCCGCGGGTGGGCGTGGGCGATCTGCCGCCGGAGCTGCGCGCAGGTCCCTCGTCGGCGCGGCGGGTGCCCAAGGTGCCGGGCGCGACGCTGTACGAGATCGAGCGGCACGCGATCCTGTCCACGCTGGAGGCGGTGGGCGGATCCACGTCGCGCGCCGCGGCGGTGCTGGGCGTCAGCGTGCGCAAGATTCAGTACAAGCTGCGCGAGTACGAGGCCGCCGACGCCACGCCGCCCGAGCCGCGTCCGCAGCGCGAGCCGGATCAGGGCGAGCTCCCGCTGCACGCCGGCGGCACGCGACGGTGACGGTCAGGTCCCCGCAGGCTTGTCCACGCGCCGCTGGATCCACTGCGACACCTGCGGCGGCAGCTCCGTGAACTCCAGGCCCATGCCCTTCTGGCCGAACTTGATGCCGTTCCACTTCACCCGCGCCGAGCACCAGCCCTGGCGCAGCCAGCCCAGCGGAACGACCACGTCGAGCTGCTCGCCTGGCTCGAGCGCGCCCTTGGCGCAGATCACGAACGCGCCGCGCCGGCTCAGATCCACCAGGCGCGCCGAGCAGAGCTTGCCCTCGAGCAAGATCTCCACGGCCTCCGTCAGGGGCACCCGCAGCTGGCGGCGCCGGCCCCACGACGCCGGCCGCCCGCAGGCGAAGGCCACCATCGCCGAGAAGTCGCGCAGGCTCTCGCGCGTCACCTGCACCAGCACCCGCGTGCGCCCGCCGGGGACCACGGTGACCGACTCGCCCTCGAGGACGAAGACCGAGTCATGGCCGATCACCTTCACCACGAGCTTCAAGGGCAGGGTGGGCACGCCCTCGCGGAGCGCCTGCTGCGGCAGCTCCAGCGAGCACGTCTCGGCGTCGAGGTGCGCGTGCCGCAAGAGCTCGCGGCGGCTCGGGAGCAAAACGTCGAGGCGCGTCTCCGAGCGCCGCGGCTCAACGGCGATCGGCTCGATCACGTACAGGTCAGCCATGGTCCAGCCCCCAGGTTCCCACCACCCTCACGCACCACCTCCTCGCCCTCTCGGCAGGAGTGCGCACGTGCGAGCGCGCTGCCAACTGCGAATGGGTTTCGCCGCGCCGCGAAGGAAACGCGTGCCCTCTCGATGAAGCGACCCAGCGACGAATCAGAAGGGAACCGACCAGCCGCTCGTGGGGTCGACGCCCTGGCGGCCCTCGCGCGGCAAGGGCACCACCAGCGTGGGCACCTCGAGGTTGCGGATCACGCCGCCCGCGACGGAGCCGAGGAGCTGGCTGGAGAGCCCGCCGCGGCCCTGCGCCCCGAGCACCACCAGGTCGGCCGGCAGCTCGCGGGCCACGCGGGCGATCTCCCACGCGGGATGGCCCTCGCACACCACCGCGCGGGTCAGCAGGCCAGCCGCCGAGGCCTCGCCTTCTTCGACCGCGAGCTGCTCGGTGGCGTGATCGATGGCGTTCTGACGGTACGCGGCGTCGGCCTCTCGACCGTTCGCCCGCTCGCCCAGCCCAAAGAGCTGCGGCGCGATCACATGAAGGAGCGTGACCTGCGAAGTCCACTGCTTCGCGAGCGCCAACGCCACGTCGACCGCACGCTCGGCGCACGGGCTGAAGTCCGTGGCCACGAGGATGCGCTCGATGTGCTCCATGCCGCACCTCCGGCGTTCCGCCGTTTCCGTTTCTAGATGTGAACGCCCGCGCACCGCGGCAAGGCCGCGTGGGCGGGCGGCGAAATTTGGACGGCGCACCGGATTCGCGTGCGCAGCCTCTGCGCAGCGAGCGTCGACTGCCGAGCGGAAATGAGGGCCCAGTTGGGGCAATCGCGAAGAGATCTCGCGGCGCGAAGTTCCTTCCGGGAAGACCGTGCCTATATGCAGGCCCTCAGCGGCGGCTCATCTCCGCGCCGGGGTGTGGCCGGTTGTGCAGTTGGCAGTTTGGGGGTTGTACCGATGGTTCAGCAGTCGCGGTTCCCGGGCACGGCCCGGGGCAACTCGGGCGCGGAGCAGGGCGCCCTCTCCGAGATTCGTGAAGCGAACGACGTGGAGCTCCCGCTGCGGCGCCTGGAGGTTCCGGGCAGCGAGCCCAGCGATCCGCGTCGGCAGGCCAACGGACGCGCAGGTCAGGTGCTGGTGGTCGACGACGACGGCGACGCGCGCGGGCTCCTGGCGCTCTTGTTGCGCGATGCGGGCTTCGACGTGGAAGAGGCCCCCGACGGTCCCGCGGCGCTGCAGGTCATGGAGAGGCAGCTGCCTGCCTTGGTGCTCGCCGACCTGCGCATGCCCGGGCTCGACGGCTTGCAGCTGCTCGAGGCCGCTCGCCGCCGAGGCTTTGGCGGCGGGTTCGTGGTGCTCACCGCGCATGCGTCGGTGGAGACGGCGGTGGAGGCCATGCGCCGCGGCGCCGACGACTTCTTGCGCAAGCCCATCCACCCCGACTCGGCGGTGAAGCTGGTGCAGCGGGTGCTCGGCGTGCAGCGCGCGCCGGTGGAGAGCACGCTCAAGAGCGACGGCGATCCGCTCGCGGGCATCGTGGGCCAGACGCCCGCGTGGACCCAGCTCCTGGAGGTCGTGCGCCGCGCCGCGCCCACGTCCGCGACGGTGCTCATCCTGGGCGAGTCGGGGACGGGCAAGGAGCTCATCGCGCGCGCGGTGCACCAGCTCTCGCCCCGTCGCGCGGCGCCGCTGGTGGCGGTGAACTGCGCGGCCTTGCCGGAGAGCCTGGTGGAGGCGGAGCTCTTCGGCTTCGAGCGCGGCGCGTTCACCGGCGCCACCATGCGTCGCGCGGGTCGCTTCGAGCGAGCGGAGGGCGGCACGCTCTTCCTCGACGAGATCGGCGAGCTCGCGCCGGCGGTGCAGGTGAAGCTCCTGCGCGCGCTGCAGCACCGCGAGTTCGAGCGCATCGGCGGCAGCGAGACGCTCCACGCCGACGTGCGCGTCGTCGCGGCCACCAACCGCGACCTCGCGACGGAGATGCGCGGCGGCCGCTTCCGCGAGGATCTCTTCTACCGGCTCAACGTGCTCACGCTGGTGGTGCCGCCGTTGCGCGAGCGCCGGGAGGACGTGCCGCTCCTGGCCGAGCACTTCGTGCACCGCTTCGCCGCGGTGTACGGCCGCCCCGTGGACGGCATCGCCCCGCGCGCCATGCAGGCGCTCGCCCGCTACGCCTGGCCAGGCAACGTTCGCGAATTGGAGAACGCCATCGAGCACGCGGTGGTGCTCGCGCCGGGACCGGAGCTTCGCCTCGAGGATCTGCCCGCGCCGCTGGGCACGCGGGGCGTGGCGGCGCGACCCGAGGCGCAGACGACCCAGTCGACGCTCTATGAAATCGAGCGCGAGGCCATCCTCCGGGCGCTGCGGCTCACCGGCGGCTCGACGGGACGCGCCGCTCGCATGCTCGGCATCAGCGCGCGCAAGATTCAGTACAAGCTCAAGGAGTACGCGGCGGCGCCGAACTCGCAAACGCCGCCGCTCGACACCGAGCTGCAAGAGCCCGACGAGCCGGATCTCTCCGATCTCTAAAAAGCCGGCGCCCTGCACCGCCGGAGCGGAGCAGGGCGCCGTACTGCTTGTCACCCGTTCGTTAGAACGTACCGCCCATGGTGATCTGCCCGCGGTAGGTGTCGCCACCCTGCTTCACGAACACGCCGTAGTCCGTCTGGATGTTCGTGGGCGCGAACTGATCGCTGAACAGCCACTTGTAGTCGCCGCGCAAGCCGACCGTGAAGCTGCTCACCACGCCGTTGGGCAGGCGCGGGCGGTAGTTGATGCCCGCGCTCACCGGCACCTCACCCAGGCCGTCGCTCTGGAAGCCGGCCACCGGCTCCTGCAGCGAGTAGTGGGCGAAGCCGATACCGCCGGCCACGTACGGCTCGAGCATGGACCGCGCGTTGCTCGCCAGCGAGGCCTTCAACATGGCGTCGCCGCCGTTCTGCACCACGCGCGCTTCACGCGGGCCGGTCCAGAAGTTGCCCGAGCCGAAGAGCTGGTTCGAGGCGCCCTGGTACCGGAGCTCGAAGCCCAGGGGCACGTGCGCCGGGGCGATGTCCGCGTCGGCGCCCCACGCCGGGCCGGCGCGGAGGAAGTCCGACATGGGACCGGAGAAGGCCTGGATACCGCCCTCACCCTGGAGGCTCCAGACCGGCCCCGCCATGGCGTGGTGCTCGACGGGGGCGGGCGGGGGCGCGAGCTCCGCCGGAGCCGGGTTCACTTCAGGAGGCGTCGCCTCGGCGCCCGAGGGCGCGCCGCCGGGGGCCTGCTGCGCGAAGGCGGCGCCACCGGAGGTCGCGCCCGCCATCGCAAGGACCATCAGGATACGTTTCATTTTCGATCTCCGCTTCTGCCCGAATCCCTGCGTGGGCGAGGTTGAGGTGGTGACTGAACTGGGCTTGCTCAAGAGTCGAACGCTGGCTGAATCGACTGGAGAGCAAGCGTGA from Deltaproteobacteria bacterium harbors:
- a CDS encoding sigma-54-dependent Fis family transcriptional regulator, translated to MREGVLVVDDDGDARASLTSALQRAGHLVAAASELRSALDCLVRLQPSVVLASVHLAGGDGLELLRRARAQGSNAAFVMLGTAPTRERADAAARAGAMELVEKPLGDDAAVALVERALEWRRLRGGVLATPQGGALPAGMVGESAELRQALEVVRQAAATRATVLILGESGTGKELLAYALHQLSPRSSRPFVKLNCAALPDSLLESELFGHERGAFTGAAARKAGRFERADGGTLLLDEIGDVPPSTQVKLLRVLQQREFERVGGTETLTADVRLVAATNRDLAAEVAAGRFREDLYYRLNVVTVSVPPLRHRKADIPALAARFLSRFSAAYGKAIEGLAPDALDVLMLYDWPGNVRELENAMERAAVLCRGPRVGVGDLPPELRAGPSSARRVPKVPGATLYEIERHAILSTLEAVGGSTSRAAAVLGVSVRKIQYKLREYEAADATPPEPRPQREPDQGELPLHAGGTRR
- a CDS encoding PilZ domain-containing protein, yielding MADLYVIEPIAVEPRRSETRLDVLLPSRRELLRHAHLDAETCSLELPQQALREGVPTLPLKLVVKVIGHDSVFVLEGESVTVVPGGRTRVLVQVTRESLRDFSAMVAFACGRPASWGRRRQLRVPLTEAVEILLEGKLCSARLVDLSRRGAFVICAKGALEPGEQLDVVVPLGWLRQGWCSARVKWNGIKFGQKGMGLEFTELPPQVSQWIQRRVDKPAGT
- a CDS encoding universal stress protein, with the translated sequence MEHIERILVATDFSPCAERAVDVALALAKQWTSQVTLLHVIAPQLFGLGERANGREADAAYRQNAIDHATEQLAVEEGEASAAGLLTRAVVCEGHPAWEIARVARELPADLVVLGAQGRGGLSSQLLGSVAGGVIRNLEVPTLVVPLPREGRQGVDPTSGWSVPF
- a CDS encoding sigma-54-dependent Fis family transcriptional regulator is translated as MVQQSRFPGTARGNSGAEQGALSEIREANDVELPLRRLEVPGSEPSDPRRQANGRAGQVLVVDDDGDARGLLALLLRDAGFDVEEAPDGPAALQVMERQLPALVLADLRMPGLDGLQLLEAARRRGFGGGFVVLTAHASVETAVEAMRRGADDFLRKPIHPDSAVKLVQRVLGVQRAPVESTLKSDGDPLAGIVGQTPAWTQLLEVVRRAAPTSATVLILGESGTGKELIARAVHQLSPRRAAPLVAVNCAALPESLVEAELFGFERGAFTGATMRRAGRFERAEGGTLFLDEIGELAPAVQVKLLRALQHREFERIGGSETLHADVRVVAATNRDLATEMRGGRFREDLFYRLNVLTLVVPPLRERREDVPLLAEHFVHRFAAVYGRPVDGIAPRAMQALARYAWPGNVRELENAIEHAVVLAPGPELRLEDLPAPLGTRGVAARPEAQTTQSTLYEIEREAILRALRLTGGSTGRAARMLGISARKIQYKLKEYAAAPNSQTPPLDTELQEPDEPDLSDL